A genomic window from Hirundo rustica isolate bHirRus1 chromosome 14, bHirRus1.pri.v3, whole genome shotgun sequence includes:
- the DOK3 gene encoding docking protein 3, giving the protein MRAQLFAASPSGVARMEKFDVRDDGTIPEKTSLQRCARRVIRLSDCVSVGPAGTESCPKATAAFYLTTTEKSYVLAAEQRDEWITQLCQLAFQGAKETVPSSARTQSSPAVPMEENSLYSSWQDLTEFLVLVVQTDAATRCGLHGHYLLSALPQSLTLKDPQSRQPLLTWPYAFLRKFGQDQAVFSFEAGRRSDSGEGTFTFSTPRAPELCRAVAAAIACQQQGKDTPDPRLFCVSDPQLFAQGFEPQPWGPGNDDSQPSPALGGTQPASHPPANLLCFTPPEPEASCPIIYASIARGQQPLFVPGQPDSAEPWAVGKPLPEHLYENIFTAEPHPARAQEEEEEGQWELRCRQAPEGHSTEGGPLYDNRAAMAQNPRAAGWGRGGQEALSGRSGHKPHSTLRAKLVRLLSRESPGARDWA; this is encoded by the exons ATGCGAGCCCAGCTGTTTGCTGCCAGCCCGTCCGGCGTGGCCCGCATGGAGAAGTTTGATGTGCGGGATGATGGCACGATCCCAGAGAAGACATCCCTGCAGCGGTGTGCCCGCAGGGTGATCCGCCTCTCTGACTGCGTCTCCGTGGGCCCGGCGGGCACAGAGAGCTGCCCCAAAGCCACCGCCGCCTTCTACCTCACCACCACGGAGAAGAGCTATGTGCTGGCAGCCGAGCAGCGCGATGAATGGatcacccagctctgccagctggccTTCCAG GGTGCAAAGGAGACAGTGCCAAGTAGTGCCAGGACCCAgtccagccctgctgtccctaTGGAGGAGAACTCCCTCTACTCATCCTGGCAGGACC TGACTGAATTCTTGGTGCTGGTGGTCCAGACAGATGCAGCCACCCGCTGTGGGCTGCATGGGCACTATCTGCTCTCGGCCCTTCCCCAGAGCCTGACGCTGAAGGACCCCCAGTCCCGCCAGCCCCTGCTCACCTGGCCTTACGCCTTCCTCCGCAAGTTTGGCCAGGATCAG GCCGTCTTCTCCTTCGAGGCTGGCCGCCGCAGTGACTCCGGAGAGGGCACCTTTACCTTCAGCACCCCACGGGCCCCTGAGCTCTGccgggctgtggctgctgccattgcctgccagcagcagggcaaggaCACCCCGGACCCCAGACTCTTCTGTGTCTCAGATCCCCAGCTCTTTGCACAGGGCTttgagccccagccctggggacctGGGAACGATGATTCCCAGCCCAGTCCAGCCCTGGGGGGGACACAGCCTGcctcccacccccctgccaACCTCCTCTGCTTCACCCCACCAGAGCCAGAGGCCTCATGCCCCATCATCTATGCCTCCATCGCCCGGGGCCAGCAGCCCCTctttgtgccagggcagccagaCTCTGCCGAGCCCTGGGCCGTGGGGAAGCCGCTCCCTGAGCATCTCTACGAGAACATCTTCACTGCAGAACCACATCCAGCTAGGGcccaggaagaggaggaggaagggcagtgggagctgaggTGCCGACAGGCTCCCGAGGGCCACAGCACTGAGGGGGGGCCCCTCTATGACAACCGGGCCGCCATGGCACAGAACCCCAGGGCCGCGGGCTGGGGACGCGGAGGGCAGGAGGCGCTTTCAGGGCGCTCCGGGCACAAGCCTCACAGCACCCTTCGGGCCAAGCTGGTGCGGCTGCTGAGCCGGGAGAGCCCCGGAGCGCGGGACTGGGCTTGA
- the DDX41 gene encoding probable ATP-dependent RNA helicase DDX41: MEAVAERKRQREEPADTSDLSGEDDDDYVPYVPVKQRKQQMLQKLLQMRRKVVSEEEQRDSGSEQRGDEDDIPLGPQSNISLLDQHQHLKEKAEARKESAKEKQLKEEEKILESVAEGRALMSVKEMAKGITYDDPIKTSWRAPRYILGMSEARHDRVRKKYHILVEGEGIPPPIKSFKEMKFPAAILRGLKKKGIQQPTPIQIQGIPTILSGRDMIGIAFTGSGKTLVFTLPVIMFCLEQEKRLPFSKREGPYGLIICPSRELARQTHGILEYYCRLLQEDGLPPLRCALCIGGMSVKEQMETIKHGVHMMVATPGRLMDLLQKKMVSLDICRYLALDEADRMIDMGFEGDIRTIFSYFKGQRQTLLFSATMPKKIQNFAKSALVKPITINVGRAGAASLDVVQEVEYVKEEAKMVYLLECLQKTPPPVLIFAEKKADVDAIHEYLLLKGVEAVAIHGGKDQEERTKAIEAFRDGKKDVLVATDVASKGLDFPAIQHVINYDMPEEIENYVHRIGRTGRSGNTGIATTFINKACDESVLMDLKALLLEAKQKVPPVLQVLHCGDETMLEIGGERGCAFCGGLGHRITDCPKLEAMQTKQVSNIGRKDYLAHSSMDF, encoded by the exons ATGGAGGCAGTGGCGGAGCGGAAG AGGCAGCGCGAGGAGCCGGCGGACACGTCCGACCTGTCCGGAGAGGATGATGACGACTACGTGCCCTACGTGCCCGTCAAGCAGCGCAAACAGCAGATG ctgcagaagctgctgcagatgCGGCGGAAGGTGGTGTCGGAGGAGGAGCAGCGGGATAGCGGGAGCGAGCAGCGCGGGGACGAGGATGACATCCCGCTGGGGCCCCAGTCCAACATCAGTCTGCTGGACCAGCACCAGCACCTCAAAGAGAAGGCGGAAG CTCGGAAGGAGTCAGCCaaggagaagcagctgaaggaggaagagaagatcCTGGAGAGCGTGGCAGAGGGCCGAG CCCTGATGTCAGTGAAGGAGATGGCCAAGGGCATCACCTATGATGACCCCATCAAAACCAG CTGGAGAGCCCCTCGCTACATCCTGGGCATGTCGGAGGCACGGCACGACCGCGTACGCAAGAAGTACCACATCCTGGTGGAGGGGGAGGGCATCCCACCCCCCATCAAGAGCTTCAAGGAGATGAAGTTTCCAGCAG CTATCCTGAGAGgcctgaagaaaaaaggaatccAGCAGCCAACACCTATACAGATCCAAGGCATCCCCACAAT CCTCTCGGGAAGGGATATGATTGGCATTGCATTCACTGGCTCTGGGAAGACCTTAGTGTTCACGCTGCCGGTGATCATGttctgcctggagcaggagaagcgGCTGCCATTCTCTAAGCGAGAGGGGCCCTACGGACTCATCATCTGTCCCTCG CGGGAGCTAGCCCGGCAGACCCACGGCATCCTGGAGTACTACTGTCgcctgctgcaggaggatggCCTGCCCCCGCTGCGCTGCGCCCTCTGCATTGGGGGCATGTCTGTCAAGGAGCAGATGGAGACCATCAAACA CGGGGTACACATGATGGTGGCAACCCCCGGGCGCCTGATGGACCTGCTGCAGAAGAAGATGGTGAGCCTGGACATCTGCCGGTACCTGGCCTTAGATGAGGCTGACAGGATGATCGATATGGGCTTTGAGGGGGACATCCGTACCATCTTCTCCTACTTCAAG GGTCAGCGGCAAACCCTCCTCTTCAGTGCCACGATGCCCAAGAAGATCCAGAACTTTGCCAAGAGCGCCCTGGTGAAGCCCATCACCATTAACGTTGGGCGAGCgggtgctgccagcctggaTGTTGTGCAG GAGGTGGAATATGTGAAAGAGGAGGCCAAGATGGTGTACCTGCTGGAGTGCCTGCAGAAGACTCCTCCACCT GTGCTGATCTTCGCAGAGAAGAAGGCAGATGTCGATGCAATCCACGAGTACCTGCTGCTCAAGGGTGTGGAAGCTGTGGCCATCCATGGAGGAAAAG ATCAGGAAGAACGGACAAAAGCCATTGAGGCCTTCCGGGATGGGAAGAAGGATGTCCTGGTTGCCACTGACGTCGCTTCCAAGGGCCTGGACTTCCCAGCCATTCAGCACGTCATCAACTACGACATGCCAGAGGAGATTGAGAACTATG TTCACCGCATCGGGCGTACAGGCCGTTCAGGCAACACCGGCATTGCCACCACCTTCATCAACAAGGCCTGTG ACGAGTCGGTGCTGATGGACCTGaaggctctgctcctggaggcGAAGCAGAAGGTGCCGCCcgtgctccaggtgctgcatTGTGGGGACGAGACCATGCTGGAAATCGGAG GTGAGCGGGGCTGTGCCTTCTGTGGTGGCCTGGGCCATCGCATCACTGACTGCCCCAAGCTGGAGGCGATGCAGACCAAGCAAGTCAGCAACATCGGCCGCAAGGACTACCTGGCCCACAGCTCtatggacttctag
- the FAM193B gene encoding protein FAM193B, with translation MGWFPRVRGCHQTSCQRSCRTSWEKCPCGSARAAGRAWRRKNDGQCRSRPWRSRYPTHPASRSLVGVAHTPLPPPPRLLPPRATGAQGTGTPARFCLLTSSRASGTRSTPTGLCRAAPLGPPPAALGDKYPSLALYPECASQVSAMVPGLKACPYSHTASATSSNAAPGSPLPTSLDFCKTLPKQFKSLCRRATPPGEAFHSSEHHQHSDLTAPPNSPTGLPSQPPALIPSKQTPPHAGPFSSPPHIPLGTSSQAALFPAPSAQAAAPKPVSESPPAGAASHSPGPCKSPHLPPANVPLLKMPPPLSGCAHPCNGHCSTSLIPPPASHPLPSTNRDPSCKGHKFPNGTSCHPPQPCEADEGLGEDEDSSSERSSCTSSSTNQKDGKFCDCCYCEFFGHNAPPAAPTSRNYAEIREKLRSRLTKRKEELPQKLGHNSSSGEPAVDHRNVDELLDYINSTEPKPLNSAKAAKRARHKQKKKEKEKAQLEAEAQKRAERAPAASQAREPAEEKLLEWPELELERVNSFLSSRLQEIKNTIKDSIRASFSVYDLNLDVNDFPKKAAVLEQKNLLSNLNGSSDLQDIDLALAPLSLGPAKGHALLRGELSPRWGEGPGEPPPAPPAENGVVKRLSAVPSLSRMIWVQSKAADSAADGNGLSPEPKEGPQSKGPEPPESLPAGSRQRKNKRQNGQAKKGEGSAPSGQARLESPGVKGQVLGTKHPSKASPTEPPRASGCAEPGESGKGQPWGCSSAARVEKERTSEWKGRRGEGKAELPELAPQQPPALATRLALGGSPQPKGKSRKSRNKVEKSNTSIDDVFLPKDLDGAEMDETDREVEYFKRFCLDSAKQTRQKVAVNWTNFTLKKTTSSAAQ, from the exons ATGGGCTGGTTTCCCCGGGTGAGAGGCTGCCACCAGACTTCGTGCCAACGCTCGTGCAGAACCTCCTGGGAGAAATGCCCCTGTGGATCTGCCAGAGCTGCCGGAAGAGCGTGGAGGAGGAAGAACGACgggcagtgcaggagcaggCCCTGGCG GTCTCGTTATCCCACACATCCTGCAAGTCGCAGTCTTGTGGGGGTGGCTcacactcctcttcctcctcctcctcgtcttCTTCCTCCTCGTGCCACGGGAGCTCAGGGGACTGGGACCCCAGCTCGTTTTTGTCTGCTCACAAGCTCTCGGGCCTCTGGAACTCGCAGCACACCAACGGGACTGTGCAGGGCAGCCCCCTTGGGGCCCCCCCCAGCTGCACTAG GCGACAAGTACCCCAGCCTTGCTCTGTATCCGGAGTGCGCCAGCCAGGTGTCGGCCATGGTGCCGGGGCTGAAGGCCTGTCCCTACAGCCACACGGCCTCTGCCACCTCCAGCAACGCCGCACCGGGCTCGCCTCTGCCTACCTCACTCGACTTCTGCAAGACGCTGCCGAAGCAGTTCAAAAGCTTGTGCCGGAGGGCCACTCCGCCAG GTGAGGCCTTCCACTCCTCAGAGCATCATCAGCACTCCGACCTCACTGCTCCTCCCAACAGTCCCACCGGCCTCCCCTCCCAGCCGCCGGCGCTGATCCCCTCCAAGCAGACACCTCCCCATGCGGGGCCCTTCAGCTCCCCCCCGCACATCCCGCTGGGCACCTCCTCGCAGGCCGcgctcttccctgctcccagcgcGCAGGCGGCGGCCCCCAAGCCGGTGTCCGAGTCCCCTCCGGCCGGCGCGGCCTCGCACAGCCCAGGGCCGTGCAAGAGCCCTCACCTGCCCCCTGCCAACGTGCCGCTGCTGAAGATGCCGCCGCCGCTGTCGGGCTGTGCTCATCCCTGCAACGGGCACTGCAGCACTTCGCtcatccctcctcctgcctcccaccCGCTGCCCAGCACAAACAG GGACCCGTCTTGCAAAGGGCACAAATTCCCAAATGGTACCAGCTGCCACCCGCCGCAGCCCTGCGAGGCAGACGAGGGACTTGGGGAGGATGAGGACAGCAGCTCAGAGCGCAGCTcctgcacctcctcctccaccaaCCAGAAAGACGGGAAGTTCTGCGACTGCTGCTACTGTGAGTTCTTCGGCCACAATGCG CCCCCGGCCGCTCCCACGAGCCGCAACTACGCTGAGATCCGAGAGAAGCTGCGTTCTCGCCTCACCAAGAGAAAAGAGGAGCTGCCGCAGAAACTAGGGCACAACAGCAGCTCAGGGGAGCCCGCTGTGGACCACCGCAATGTGGACGAGCTGCTGGACTACATCAACAGCACAGAGCCCAAGCCCCTGAACAGCGCCAAGGCAGCCAAGCGAGCACGGCACAAGCAGAAGAAGAAg gagaaggagaaagcccagctggaggcagaggcCCAGAAGCGGGCAGAGCgtgcccctgcagccagccaggcCAGGGAGCCAGCcgaggagaagctgctggagtggccagagctggagctggagcggGTGAACAGCTTCCTCAGCAGCCGGCTGCAGGAGATCAAGAACACAATCAAGGACTCCATCCGGGCCAGTTTCAGCGTCTACGACCTCAACCTGGATGTCAATGACTTCCCCAAGAAGGCAGCTGTCCTGGAGCAGAAGAACCTGCTCTCCAACCTCAACGGGTCTTCCGACCTGCAGGACATAGACCTGGCGCTGGCCCCGCTCAGCCTGGGCCCTGCCAAGGGCCACGCGCTGCTGCGGGGTGAACTGAGCCCCCGATGGGGCGAGGGGCCCGGGGAGCCCCCGCCAGCCCCACCGGCCGAGAACGGCGTGGTGAAACGCCTCAGCGCCGTGCCCAGCCTGTCCCGCATGATCTGGGTGCAGTCCAAGGCTGCGGACTCTGCTGCGGATGGCAACGGGCTGAGCCCGGAGCCCAAGGAGGGGCCGCAGTCCAAGGGGCCGGAGCCGCCGGAGTCGCTGCCCGCGGGGAGCCGGCAGCGGAAGAACAAGCGGCAGAACGGGCAGGCAAAGAAAGGGGAGGGCAGCGCGCCCAGCGGCCAGGCCCGGCTGGAGAGCCCTGGTGTGAAGGGGCAGGTGCTGGGAACCAAGCACCCTTCCAAGGCCAGTCCCACGGAGCCACCGCGGGCGAGCGGCTGCGCCGAGCCCGGGGAGAGCGGCAAggggcagccttggggctgcagcagcgctgccagggTGGAGAAGGAGAGAACCAGCGAGTGGAAAGGCCGGAGGGGAGAGGGCAAAGcggagctgccagagctggcGCCACAGCAGCCACCTGCCCTGGCCACCCGCCTTGCCCTGGGAGGCTCCCCCCAGCCCAAGGGcaagagcaggaagagcagaaacAAGGTGGAGAAATCCAATACCTCAATCG aTGATGTGTTCCTGCCCAAGGACCTGGACGGGGCAGAGATGGATGAGACTGACAGAGAAGTGGAGTATTTCAAAAG GTTCTGCCTGGACTCGGCCAAGCAGACGCGGCAGAAGGTGGCCGTGAACTGGACCAACTTCACCCTGAAGAAAACCACTTCCAGCGCAGCCCAGTGA
- the LOC120759355 gene encoding lateral signaling target protein 2 homolog produces the protein MLPAALRRWLRRPKRSDPRLLSQFFFADERVTRVVAEINGLGAELDPQQYLVLLNQLHLSQAHLLAVLERIMEECIPTQRHSRDYLVKFPEELLVDNLGNHMLFAAECLLAGTFLEMEESDGAQLRPQARNLLCSLELVRTVLREQSLSQPNSYPEPVRTVLIQFDRLFAEFELSYVSSLVAVKSPDEIYRQQEIIVLFCETVERALHLGYLTQEMIDGYEPLLMFTIPRLAIISGLLIYPEGPLSLERSPEEMSRVFSPFYNLLKKIRDLLRVLSAEELCLLERSLCTAEQEDPCSPDDSPAWGAAVPSVDPPAPFSLLEVPNATRPPPTCRMPLGPPSAVDDLGTNWQPGCAVGREQGQDRKSLSTGTGITHTIPVMVTSPLRSPQPLGSGPGMGVDATPGARCSELRSRYSSTKDMLHTLFVCISGVADQLQTNFASDMRSILKTVFKIVCSQAEPSEEQSDSKEKDGDSCVTDAPHVADCPLCSSPAEAARLGRAGAHQLPEWVPDSTCSQCSACRSPFTLLRRRHHCRSCGKIFCARCSPNTAVLPRYGQNKPVRVCTHCYTTHLPPASRCARSQ, from the exons ATGCTGCCCGCTGCCCTCCGCCGATGGCTCCGCCGACCCAAG CGCTCCGACCCACGCCTGCTCTCCCAGTTCTTCTTTGCCGACGAGAGGGTGACACGGGTGGTGGCCGAGATCAACGGGCTGGGTGCCGAACTGGACCCGCAGCAGTACCTGGTGCTCCTCAACCAGCTCCACCTCAGCCAG gctCACCTGCTGGCCGTCCTGGAGCGGATCATGGAGGAGTGCATCCCCACGCAGCGGCACAGCCGTGACTACCTGGTCAAGTTCCCCGAGGAGCTCTTGGTGGACAATTTGGGGAACCACATGCTGTTTGCTGCCGAG TGTCTCCTGGCTGGGACCTTCCTGGAGATGGAGGAGTCAGATGGGGCACAGCTGCGGCCCCAGGCCAGGaatctgctgtgcagcctggagctggTCCGGACAGTGCTGCGGGAGCAAAGCCTGAGCCAACCCAACTCCTACCCAGAGCCTGTCCGCACTGTGCTCATCCAATTCGACCGGCTATTTGCAGAGTTTGAGCTGAG CTACGTGTCCTCGCTGGTGGCAGTGAAGTCTCCTGATGAGATCTACAGGCAGCAGGAGATCATCGTGCTCTTCTGTGAGACAGTGGAGAG agccctgcacCTGGGCTACCTGACCCAGGAGATGATTGATGGCTATGAACCACTGCTGATGTTCACCATCCCTCGCCTGGCCATTATCAg TGGTCTCCTCATCTACCCCGAGGGTCCCCTCAGCCTGGAGCGGAGCCCTGAGGAGATGTCCAGGGTCTTCAGCCCCTTCTACAACCTCCTGAAGAAGATCAG GGACCTGTTGCGGGTGCTGTCAGCAGaggagctctgcctgctggagaGGAGCCTGTGCACAGCCGAACAGGAGGATCCCTGCAGTCCAGATGACTCCCCAGCTTGGGGGGCAGCTGTGCCCAGTGTGGACCCCCCTGCTCCCTTCAGTCTTCTGGAGGTTCCTAATGCCACCCGACCACCACCCACCTGCAGGATGCCACTGGGACCCCCCAGTGCAGTGGATGACCTGGGCACCAATTGGCAGCCGGGTTGTGCCGTGGGCAGGGAACAGGGCCAGGATAGAAAATCCCTGTCCACTGGGACAGGGATAACTCATACCATCCCTGTAATGGTCACCTCCCCCCTgcgcagcccccagccccttgGGAGCGGCCCAGGGATGGGGGTTGATGCCACCCCAGGTGCCCGCTGCTCGGAGCTGCGCTCCCGCTACAGCAGCACCAAGGACATGCTGCACACCCTCTTTGTCTGCATCTCGG GGGTGGCTGATCAGCTCCAGACCAACTTTGCCAGTGACATGCGAAGCATCTTGAAAACGGTCTTCAAGATTGTGTGCTCGCAGGCGGAGCCCTCAGAGGAGCAGAGTGACAGCA aagagaaagatgGTGACTCCTGTGTGACAGATGCTCCTCATGTGGCTGACTGCCCACTGTGCTCCAGCCCCGCAGAGGCTGCCAGGCTCGGGAGGGCAG GTGCCCACCAGCTGCCCGAGTGGGTGCCAGACAGCACGTGCAGCCAGTGCTCTGCCTGCCGCTCGCCCTTCACCCTGCTGCGCCGCCGGCACCACTGCCGCAGCTGTGGGAAG ATCTTCTGTGCCCGCTGCTCACCGAATACCGCAGTGCTGCCGCGCTATGGCCAGAACAAACCCGTACGTGTCTGCACCCACTGCTACACCACACACCTCCCACCCGCATCCCGCTGTGCCCGGAGCCAGTGA
- the MXD3 gene encoding max dimerization protein 3 yields MEPAATSIQVLLQAAEFLEHRQLPHPLPLGLAEAEHGYAALCPAPSRRAAGSVRSVHNALEKHRRAQLRCCLERLKQQVPVGTGPSRSTTLSLLHRARLHIQRLEEQELRARRAKDRLRDRQRSLQRRLELLLLPTDGERARADSLDSSQISEPSEEEDAEVEVDGVVFSGDLLPSFGTGRDHSYFSPHSPAS; encoded by the exons ATGGAGCCCGCGGCCACCAGcatccaggtgctgctgcaggcgGCCGAGTTCCTGGAGCACCGCCAGCTCCCGCACCCGCTCCCGCTCGGCCTGGCCGAGGCCGAGCACGGCTACGCCGCGCTCTGCCCTGCGCCGTCGCGCCGGGCCGCGGGCAGCGTCAG GTCGGTGCACAACGCTCTGGAGAAGCACAG GAGAGCCCAGCTCCGGTGCTGCCTGGAGCGGCTGAAGCAGCAAGTACCGGTAGGCACGGGGCCTTCCCGTTCCACCACGCTGAGCCTCCTGCACCGTGCCCGGCTTCACATCCAG aggctggaggagcaggaactGAGGGCACGAAGGGCCAAGGACCGGCTGCGGGACCGGCAGCGGAGCCTACAGCGGCGGCTGGAATTGCTTCTCTTGCCCACTGACGGGGAACGGGCACGGGCTGACAGCCTGGACTCATCCCAGATCTCAGAGCCCTCCGAGGAAg AGGATGCCGAGGTAGAGGTGGATGGTGTGGTGTTCAGCGGGGATCTGCTGCCCAGCTTTGGCACCGGGAGGGACCACAGCTACTTCAGCCCCCACAGCCCCGCTTCCTGA
- the PRELID1 gene encoding PRELI domain-containing protein 1, mitochondrial, whose product MGKYCASLSVLKGPWDQVFAAFWQRYPNPYSKHVLTEDIVHREVTPDHKLLSRRLLTKTNRMPRWAERFFPANVAHSVYILEDSIVDPKNRTMTTFTWNINHARLMVVEERCEYRVNPENSNWTEVKREAWVSSSLFGVSRAIQEFGLARFKSNVTKSTKGFEYVLARMQGEAPSKTLVETAKEATEKAKETALAATEKAKDLASKAATKKKQYV is encoded by the exons ATGGGGAAATACTGCGCCAGCCTGAGCGTCCTCAAGGGGCCCTGGGACCAGGTGTTCGCCGCCTTCTGGCAGCGCTACCCCAACCCCTACAG CAAACATGTCCTGACCGAAGACATCGTGCACCGGGAGGTGACGCCGGACCACAAGCTGCTCTCTCGGCGGCTCCTGACCAAGACCAACCGCATGCCGCGCTGGGCAGAGCGCTTCTTCCCAGCCAATGTCGCCCACTCCGTCTACATCCTGGAGGACTCTATCGTGGACCCCAAGAACCGAACCATGACCACATTCACCTGGAACATCAACCACGCTCGTCTCATG GTGGTGGAGGAGCGCTGCGAGTACCGGGTGAACCCCGAGAACAGCAACTGGACCGAGGTCAAGCGGGAAGCCTGGGTATCTTCCAGCCTGTTTGGCGTCTCGCGGGCCATCCAG GAGTTTGGTCTGGCCAGGTTCAAAAGCAACGTGACCAAGAGCACTAAGGGATTTGAATACGTGCTAGCAAGAATGCAAG GAGAAGCTCCATCCAAAACTCTGGTGGAGACAGCCAAGGAAGCGACTGAGAAAGCCAAGGAAACAGCTCTGGCTGCTACGGAGAAAGCCAAGGACCTGGCAAGCAAGGCAGCCACCAAGAAGAAGCAGTACGTGTGA
- the RAB24 gene encoding ras-related protein Rab-24, whose protein sequence is MSGRRVDAKVVLLGQEGVGKSSLVERCAHGRFRAGPYQNTIGAAFVAKVMTVGEQTVTLGIWDTAGSERYEAMSRIYYRGARAAIVCYDLTDSGSFQRAKFWVNELQNCEEGCRIYLCGTKSDLLEEDRRKRGVDFHDVQDYADEIKADLFETSSKTGQSVDELFQKVAEDYVNFSAFQVMTEDKGVNLGQRNSPYFYSCCQH, encoded by the exons ATGAGCGGGAGGCGGGTGGACGCCAaagtggtgctgctggggcaggagggggtgGGCAAGAGCAGCCTGGTGGAGCGCTGCGCCCACGGCCGCTTCCGCGCCGGGCCCTACCAGAAC ACGATCGGAGCCGCTTTTGTGGCCAAGGTGATGACCGTGGGGGAGCAGACGGTGACCCTGGGCATCTGG GACACGGCGGGCTCAGAGCGCTATGAGGCCATGAGCCGCATCTACTACCGGGGAGCCCGGGCTGCCATCGTCTGCTACG ATCTCACGGACAGTGGCAGTTTCCAGCGAGCGAAGTTCTGGGTGAACGAGCTGCAGAACTGTGAGGAG GGCTGCCGGATCTACCTGTGTGGCACCAAGAGCGACCTGCTGGAGGAGGACAGGAGGAAGCGGGGGGTTGACTTCCACGATGTGCAGGACTACGCTGATG AGATCAAAGCAGACCTCTTTGAGACCTCCAGTAAAACGGGCCAGAGCGTGG ATGAGCTGTTCCAAAAGGTGGCCGAGGACTATGTCAACTTCTCCGCCTTCCAGGTGATGACAG AGGACAAGGGTGTCAACCTGGGCCAGAGGAACAGTCCCTACTTctacagctgctgccagcactga